TGCCGAAGAAGGAGAAGCCGCGCACCGTCTTGGCCCCCGGCACCTTCAGCATCTGCGTCGTGATCGGGTAGGTGACCTGGTCCTCGACGATCTGCGGGGCCTGCTCGGGATAATCGGTTTGCACGATCACCTGGACGTCGGTGAGATCGGGCAGCGCGTCGAGCGGGATGGTGCGGATGGCCCACAGCCCCGCGGCACCGATGAAGATGACGGCGAGACCGACGAGGAAGCGGTTCCGCGTGGACCAGTCGATGATGGCGCGAAGCATCGGTCCCCCTAGTGCCCGTTGCGGGCCGGACGCGGCGCCGCTCGGCGACCGCCCCCGCTGCCACCACCCATGTCCATGCCGGCCATAGCCGCCAGCGCCGCGCCGAGATTCGACTCGGCGTCCAGCAGGAAGGCTGCCGCGCCGACCACGCGCTCCCCGGCCCTCAGCCCCCTCAGAACCTCGACCAGGGAATCCGTCTCGAACCCCAGGGTCACCAGCCGCGGGACGAAGCGTCCCGCCGAGTCCTCCACGAAGACCAGCTGCCGGTCACCAGTCACGAGGGCCGCCTGGCGGGGGATGACAACGCCTCGCGCCCTGAGCGGCGCCCGGATGCGCACGGTGCCGAACAACCCCGGACGCATGCGCCCCGCGGGGTTCGACAACTCGATTCGCACGCGGCCCGTGCGAGAGACCGGGTCCACCGTCGGGTAGAGGTAGGCCACCCGTCCCCGCAGGACTTCGCCTGGGTACGCGTCGAGCGACACGTCCGCGGACAGTCCGACGCGGACCGCCGAGAGATCGTTCTCGAAGACGTCGGCCTCGAGCCACACCGTGCTGAGGTCCGCGATCTGCAGGAGCGGCGTGCCCGCCATGATCGCCTGGCCCTGCACCACATTCTTCTGAAGCACCACGCCGTTCACCGGCGCGCGCAGCGTCATGGTCCGGCGGACCGCCCCGCTGCGCTCAAGCTCCGCGATCTGGTCGGCGCTGATGTCCCAGTACTCGAGCCGGCGACGGGACGCCGCCACGAGCGAATCGGCGTTCTGGGCCGCCTCGCTCGAGGGCGCCGCGCCGAGGGAACCACGCAGTCGCACCGCCAGCAGCAACTCCTGCTGGGCGGCGACCAGCATCGGGCTGTACAGCTCGAACAGCGGCTCGCCCTGCCGCACCGCCCGGCCCGTGAAATCCACGTAGAGCCGCTCGACGAACCCATCCACCTTGGTCGTGACGGTCCGCGACGCCGTTTCGGCGGGCGTCA
The DNA window shown above is from Gemmatimonadales bacterium and carries:
- a CDS encoding efflux RND transporter periplasmic adaptor subunit — its product is MRTEILALAALLPVLFATGCGRDRAEAENHSSQADTGVAARDSGLAAADSATQGVAVSAEERSRLGIVVVTAESRELVREVRLVGRVTPAETASRTVTTKVDGFVERLYVDFTGRAVRQGEPLFELYSPMLVAAQQELLLAVRLRGSLGAAPSSEAAQNADSLVAASRRRLEYWDISADQIAELERSGAVRRTMTLRAPVNGVVLQKNVVQGQAIMAGTPLLQIADLSTVWLEADVFENDLSAVRVGLSADVSLDAYPGEVLRGRVAYLYPTVDPVSRTGRVRIELSNPAGRMRPGLFGTVRIRAPLRARGVVIPRQAALVTGDRQLVFVEDSAGRFVPRLVTLGFETDSLVEVLRGLRAGERVVGAAAFLLDAESNLGAALAAMAGMDMGGGSGGGRRAAPRPARNGH